A genomic stretch from Candidatus Methanomassiliicoccus intestinalis Issoire-Mx1 includes:
- a CDS encoding methylamine methyltransferase corrinoid protein reductive activase, whose protein sequence is MGYGIALDVGTSGYRSHVVDLSDNGKIISTAITMRHPLPGANVMDHLHFWIENGAEVGHKILMDTINNLIDLHHVDKSKIERLAVCGNPIQVSMFENIEVRDLAYAGKSMLKKLNITPPNRRGKIITAGDLNLTALNPETKVIIPPAIRHEIGADALAMIIKSGLLDKKETCMVTDYGTNAEMGLYHDGDLYSGSAAAGPAMEGQAITHGMLAAPLAISDVNFAENGGWTNIILNDDLKPTAGSVIDPRDGKLLKSSSQNAIGITGTGVVSIVALGIESGVIKLPSIATVDHNIHLQGGMVLTEGDVNEAGKAMGAIRAGHRTLIEEVGIDDEEVKTMYMAGASGTYVDPIKSQTVGMIPRVIDRTVQIGNTSLMMAYDLVRDDETLDMMQSVADSIASKHIMFAGNEIFENIYVSELAYWTEGMPLEMYNDMIVGNGLRPLPDLKRPKHVDRLVLSDIPVIGGGKLKVLDNVGVYLTGSFEGCIGCGVCVDRCPEKALSLVDGGKYGYTLKIATEHCLGTACKNCESVCPQSVYSFSDLTISEK, encoded by the coding sequence ATGGGATATGGCATAGCATTGGATGTCGGTACAAGCGGATACCGTAGCCACGTGGTAGATCTTTCAGATAATGGTAAGATTATCTCTACAGCTATCACTATGAGGCACCCCCTTCCCGGTGCAAACGTGATGGATCACCTTCATTTTTGGATAGAGAACGGGGCTGAAGTAGGTCATAAGATTCTGATGGATACAATCAATAATCTGATTGATCTGCACCATGTCGATAAATCAAAAATTGAAAGACTGGCAGTATGCGGTAATCCTATCCAGGTCTCCATGTTTGAGAACATCGAGGTCAGGGATCTGGCATATGCTGGAAAATCAATGCTCAAAAAGCTAAACATCACGCCTCCCAACAGGCGAGGTAAGATCATAACCGCTGGAGATCTCAACCTGACAGCCCTCAATCCTGAGACAAAGGTAATCATACCTCCTGCCATCAGACATGAAATCGGTGCTGATGCTCTTGCCATGATCATTAAGTCTGGACTGCTGGATAAAAAGGAAACATGTATGGTTACAGATTATGGTACAAATGCAGAGATGGGGTTGTATCATGACGGCGACTTATATTCTGGATCTGCAGCCGCAGGACCGGCAATGGAAGGACAGGCGATTACTCATGGTATGCTTGCAGCTCCATTAGCTATCAGCGATGTTAACTTTGCAGAGAACGGCGGATGGACAAATATCATTCTCAATGATGATCTGAAACCGACAGCAGGATCCGTCATAGATCCAAGGGACGGAAAACTTCTGAAATCCTCATCTCAAAATGCTATTGGAATCACTGGTACCGGAGTCGTTTCCATTGTAGCATTAGGTATAGAATCTGGTGTAATTAAGCTGCCTTCAATTGCAACCGTTGATCACAACATCCATCTGCAGGGCGGAATGGTTTTGACAGAGGGAGACGTCAACGAAGCAGGAAAGGCAATGGGTGCAATCCGCGCTGGACATCGCACTCTGATTGAAGAAGTGGGAATCGATGATGAAGAAGTAAAAACGATGTATATGGCCGGGGCATCTGGTACATATGTCGATCCTATAAAGTCACAGACGGTAGGTATGATTCCGAGAGTCATAGATAGGACTGTACAGATTGGAAACACCTCATTAATGATGGCTTATGACCTGGTCAGGGATGATGAAACTCTGGATATGATGCAGAGTGTAGCCGATTCCATCGCTTCTAAACATATCATGTTTGCCGGCAATGAAATCTTTGAGAACATCTATGTCAGCGAGTTAGCCTACTGGACTGAGGGTATGCCTCTGGAGATGTACAACGATATGATCGTTGGCAATGGTCTCAGGCCTCTTCCTGATCTCAAACGCCCCAAACATGTAGACCGCTTAGTATTATCAGATATCCCAGTCATCGGCGGAGGAAAGCTCAAAGTGCTTGATAATGTGGGCGTATACCTTACAGGCAGCTTTGAAGGCTGCATCGGTTGCGGTGTATGTGTGGACCGCTGCCCTGAAAAAGCGCTCTCTCTTGTAGATGGTGGAAAATATGGATACACTTTGAAGATTGCAACAGAACATTGCCTGGGTACAGCCTGTAAGAACTGTGAGTCTGTATGTCCTCAGAGTGTCTATAGTTTCAGCGATCTTACGATCTCTGAAAAATGA
- a CDS encoding ribonuclease H-like domain-containing protein produces MIRRTFLILPSLGKKKEVNLWKEGILDWNDFVSTSKIKGISAERKENMDALLLRADQSLENRQSEYFSKILPSVEHWRMLDNFWDDAAYLDIETSGRSRYASVTVVGIYYKGKMTSLVKGEDLTFQSLSDSLKDAKMLVTFNGSSFDLPILEYHFPFAVPKVPHCDLRHACRRAGYCGGLKSIEKQMGMFREKEVEYMTGEEAVYLWRAWERSKSKNALKLLVKYNEEDVLNLEPIAKTTYSILKQKLIEEADI; encoded by the coding sequence ATGATACGGAGAACCTTTCTGATCCTTCCTTCACTGGGCAAGAAAAAAGAGGTCAACCTCTGGAAAGAAGGAATATTAGACTGGAATGATTTTGTATCAACTTCAAAAATCAAGGGCATCTCTGCCGAAAGAAAAGAAAACATGGATGCTCTGCTGCTGAGGGCAGACCAGTCTCTTGAAAACAGGCAGAGCGAATACTTTTCAAAGATCCTTCCCAGTGTGGAACACTGGAGAATGCTTGATAATTTTTGGGACGATGCTGCGTATCTTGATATCGAAACCAGCGGAAGAAGCAGATATGCCAGTGTCACCGTGGTAGGAATATATTACAAAGGAAAAATGACTTCGCTGGTCAAAGGTGAAGATCTGACTTTCCAAAGCCTTTCTGACTCATTGAAAGACGCTAAAATGCTGGTTACATTCAACGGCAGTTCATTCGACCTGCCGATACTGGAGTATCATTTCCCGTTTGCAGTACCTAAAGTACCGCACTGCGACCTGCGCCATGCCTGCAGGAGAGCTGGATACTGCGGAGGCCTGAAAAGTATTGAAAAACAGATGGGAATGTTCAGAGAGAAGGAAGTTGAGTATATGACCGGAGAAGAGGCTGTCTATCTCTGGCGTGCATGGGAGAGATCTAAAAGCAAAAATGCTCTGAAACTTTTAGTAAAGTACAATGAAGAGGATGTTCTCAACCTTGAGCCGATTGCCAAAACAACATACTCCATTCTAAAACAAAAACTGATTGAGGAGGCAGACATATGA
- a CDS encoding single-stranded-DNA-specific exonuclease RecJ, with the protein MSDISGFERGAAEAAEKIKSAGSALVIAHIDADGITAASIASIALEREEIEHSVKFIKKLDPPALQFILDEECDVLWFVDLGSGMYSKMDERCVVADHHRPDSLEKERHVNPHLYGIDGSSEVSGSGVAYAIAVAMDERNRDLSALAIVGAVGDFQESAHSRLTGYNHKIVEDAVEYAGITAEVDIRTFGKQTKPLPILFQYSTDPKLIDYITDQNDDRESCIRFFTELDIDVNENIYWTQLDRNEKSKIVSALVNRMINRGCGVADVRKLLGEIYTIPENTVGTPDNWIEKLPEEMRANARVLFDAKEFATLLNACGRHELPEVGMEVCKGDRSEYLIRALNQQSGHRESLKTAIELVKLGEENGIKDKISGVPLNNIRFFNGGKKVKDTILGIITGMLLNSPEVQCSDRPLIAFADSSDGSNMLKVSGRGTKEMVDRGLDLSLAMIKSSKECGGTGGGHNIAAGASVPYGKENEFLLKLDKMIGQQINGE; encoded by the coding sequence ATGAGCGACATAAGCGGTTTTGAAAGGGGAGCTGCAGAGGCAGCAGAAAAAATAAAGAGTGCTGGATCTGCACTGGTGATAGCTCATATAGATGCCGATGGGATAACTGCAGCATCTATCGCATCCATTGCTCTGGAACGAGAAGAGATTGAGCATAGTGTAAAGTTCATCAAAAAACTTGACCCGCCTGCACTGCAGTTTATTCTGGATGAGGAGTGTGATGTCCTCTGGTTTGTAGATCTCGGAAGCGGCATGTATTCAAAGATGGATGAAAGATGCGTGGTTGCAGACCACCATCGACCGGATTCTCTGGAAAAAGAGAGGCATGTAAATCCACATCTGTATGGAATAGACGGGTCTTCAGAAGTGTCCGGTTCCGGTGTGGCATATGCAATAGCTGTTGCAATGGATGAACGCAACAGAGACCTGTCGGCCCTGGCAATAGTTGGAGCCGTAGGTGATTTTCAGGAGTCGGCCCACAGCAGACTTACTGGATACAATCATAAAATTGTAGAAGATGCTGTTGAATATGCCGGCATAACTGCAGAAGTTGACATCAGAACATTCGGAAAGCAGACTAAACCGCTGCCGATACTGTTTCAGTATTCTACAGATCCTAAGTTAATTGATTACATAACAGATCAGAATGATGACCGGGAATCATGCATCAGATTTTTCACAGAGCTGGATATTGATGTGAATGAGAACATTTACTGGACACAGCTTGACAGAAATGAAAAATCTAAAATTGTCAGTGCGCTGGTAAACAGGATGATAAACAGAGGCTGCGGAGTAGCTGATGTGAGAAAACTTCTTGGAGAGATTTATACCATTCCGGAAAATACAGTAGGAACGCCAGACAACTGGATAGAAAAACTCCCTGAAGAAATGAGAGCTAATGCGCGTGTACTCTTTGATGCTAAAGAATTCGCCACTCTGCTAAATGCATGCGGAAGACATGAACTGCCGGAAGTTGGAATGGAAGTCTGCAAGGGAGACAGGTCTGAATATCTCATTCGTGCTCTCAATCAGCAGAGCGGGCACAGAGAAAGTCTGAAAACCGCAATAGAACTTGTTAAGCTTGGTGAAGAAAACGGCATCAAAGACAAGATCTCAGGTGTTCCTCTCAACAACATCAGATTCTTCAACGGCGGAAAAAAGGTTAAAGACACAATTTTGGGAATAATTACCGGGATGCTCTTGAATTCTCCAGAAGTGCAGTGTTCTGACAGACCCCTCATTGCTTTTGCGGACTCATCTGACGGTTCCAACATGCTGAAAGTATCAGGACGGGGCACAAAGGAAATGGTCGACCGCGGCCTGGATCTGTCTCTTGCAATGATTAAAAGCTCAAAAGAATGCGGAGGCACAGGAGGCGGCCACAACATCGCTGCCGGCGCAAGTGTTCCGTATGGAAAAGAAAATGAGTTTCTGCTGAAACTCGATAAGATGATCGGTCAGCAGATTAATGGGGAATGA
- a CDS encoding cobalamin B12-binding domain-containing protein yields MSAEESLEKLSEVVIKGKIKEAKPLAEEAIAAGASPEVIIFDALSKAMGVVGQKYESKQYFLPQVLLAAQTMYQALDVVLPLLKAGSAADTAAKVVIGVVEGDVHDIGKNIVKAMLTGAGYTIFDMGRDCPTKTMIDKVKAEGANIVATSSLMTPTLAAMKEIERVLAEENLKPQVKSIIGGGATTKDFAAQIGADAWAYDAVEAVEVVKNLLK; encoded by the coding sequence ATGAGCGCAGAAGAATCATTAGAGAAGCTATCAGAAGTAGTGATAAAGGGAAAGATCAAGGAAGCCAAGCCACTCGCAGAAGAGGCTATTGCCGCAGGTGCCTCACCTGAAGTCATCATTTTCGATGCTTTGAGCAAAGCCATGGGGGTTGTAGGACAGAAATACGAGAGCAAGCAGTACTTCCTTCCTCAGGTATTATTGGCCGCACAGACAATGTACCAGGCCTTAGATGTAGTATTACCATTACTGAAAGCAGGCTCTGCAGCAGACACAGCCGCAAAAGTTGTTATTGGTGTAGTTGAAGGAGATGTTCACGATATCGGAAAGAACATCGTAAAAGCTATGCTTACTGGTGCTGGATACACAATATTCGACATGGGTCGCGACTGCCCAACCAAAACAATGATTGACAAAGTCAAAGCCGAGGGTGCTAACATTGTTGCTACCTCTTCATTAATGACTCCTACACTCGCTGCAATGAAAGAGATTGAGAGAGTCCTCGCAGAAGAGAACTTAAAGCCCCAGGTAAAATCCATCATCGGCGGAGGAGCTACAACAAAAGACTTTGCAGCTCAGATCGGTGCAGATGCATGGGCATACGACGCTGTAGAAGCTGTCGAAGTTGTAAAGAACTTACTGAAATAA
- a CDS encoding cation:proton antiporter produces MAEEFTVTVVILQLFVLFLLSKIAGYLCRKVKISAVIGEILVGIIVANIFLYQWLGFGDTPEYMDVLEVLSELGVIFLLFSVGLETPFSDLRKVGKTAMLVAILGVVLPFIAGFALIMFLYNNQAEALFIAAAMVATSIGITARVIGDMKLTQRIESRVIIGAAVIDDVLGMIVLAVVTGIAVGGESANVIDIVSTVGLGILFVILVIVMGSFILPKVHKRRQEEYKKKCECEGYVPARNPRRSNPFILAIIVCLGISLAASYVNLAAIIGAFLAGMVFAEFKEELPCEEEVQSLNQFLVPFFFIYVGMQVDLSAFDLETLILAIGVTIIALLTKFIGCGIGAWKLGPKSAAIVGIGMAPRGEVGIVVATLAFGTYGLITSSLFAVIIFMSMATTIIAPPILTWLFRRKIESENLEKVEGTTG; encoded by the coding sequence ATGGCTGAGGAATTTACAGTGACTGTTGTGATATTACAGTTATTTGTTTTGTTCCTGCTGTCTAAAATCGCAGGTTACCTCTGCAGGAAAGTAAAAATTTCTGCTGTTATCGGGGAAATTCTAGTTGGGATAATTGTTGCAAACATCTTCCTTTATCAGTGGCTAGGTTTCGGAGATACTCCGGAATACATGGACGTTTTAGAAGTCCTCAGTGAACTGGGTGTCATTTTCCTGCTGTTCTCTGTAGGTCTTGAGACTCCTTTCAGCGATCTTAGAAAGGTAGGAAAAACGGCTATGCTAGTAGCTATACTGGGTGTAGTTCTTCCATTTATTGCTGGATTTGCATTAATCATGTTCCTCTACAACAATCAGGCAGAGGCATTATTCATTGCAGCAGCGATGGTTGCTACCAGTATTGGAATCACGGCACGTGTGATAGGCGATATGAAGCTCACTCAGCGTATTGAGTCCAGAGTCATTATCGGAGCGGCTGTGATTGATGATGTTCTAGGCATGATTGTTCTGGCAGTAGTGACCGGTATAGCAGTAGGTGGAGAAAGCGCCAACGTAATCGACATCGTATCTACAGTCGGCTTAGGAATACTGTTTGTAATCTTAGTCATTGTAATGGGGTCGTTTATCTTACCGAAAGTTCACAAACGGCGCCAGGAAGAGTACAAGAAAAAATGCGAATGTGAGGGATATGTACCTGCTAGAAACCCTAGGAGGAGCAATCCGTTCATTCTCGCAATTATCGTATGTCTCGGTATCTCGCTTGCTGCATCATATGTCAACCTGGCAGCTATCATCGGTGCATTCCTTGCAGGTATGGTATTTGCTGAGTTCAAAGAAGAGCTGCCTTGTGAAGAAGAAGTTCAGTCATTAAATCAATTTTTAGTGCCGTTCTTCTTTATTTATGTAGGTATGCAGGTGGATCTTTCCGCTTTCGACTTAGAGACGCTCATACTTGCGATTGGAGTAACGATCATTGCGCTGCTTACTAAATTCATCGGATGCGGAATTGGTGCCTGGAAGCTTGGTCCCAAATCAGCTGCTATCGTAGGCATAGGGATGGCACCGAGAGGTGAGGTAGGTATTGTCGTTGCTACATTAGCATTTGGTACATACGGTCTGATAACATCTTCCCTCTTTGCGGTCATCATCTTCATGTCGATGGCTACTACGATTATTGCTCCGCCGATCTTAACATGGCTGTTCCGTAGGAAGATCGAGAGTGAAAATCTAGAAAAAGTGGAAGGAACAACAGGCTAA
- a CDS encoding MtaA/CmuA family methyltransferase yields MTPKERFLGALARKEMDRPAVGCVTQSVTVDQMDWAGVEWPAAHTDAQMMAKLGIAGAKVFGFENARVPFCLTVEAEAFGATVDLGNRVKTPMLKAHPYSSEDEPVIPEGFLGKGRIATAIEAVKILKAEYGDEYPIVAGTTGPLTIAGHLVGTEDLLLMMITEPDTVHKFIKVTAEMEKQYISALVAAGVDVINMSDPSASTDMLSTEMFDEFALPYTKHAFEGSGDAKKILHICGNTTALLDHMINTGVDALSIEEKVDSAEAVNIVNGRVALVGNLGSVKPLYMGTPEECAADAARIRDAGFNIIAPGCGLAAETPKANIEAFVKAIKG; encoded by the coding sequence ATGACCCCAAAAGAGAGATTTTTAGGAGCCCTTGCCCGTAAAGAGATGGACAGGCCAGCTGTAGGATGCGTTACACAGTCCGTAACTGTTGACCAGATGGATTGGGCCGGCGTAGAATGGCCAGCTGCCCACACTGACGCACAGATGATGGCAAAGCTCGGTATTGCAGGTGCAAAAGTTTTCGGATTTGAAAACGCTAGAGTACCTTTCTGTTTAACCGTTGAAGCTGAAGCTTTTGGAGCAACAGTCGATCTCGGAAACAGAGTAAAGACCCCTATGTTAAAGGCTCACCCTTATTCATCTGAGGACGAGCCTGTAATCCCAGAAGGATTCTTAGGAAAAGGCAGAATCGCAACTGCAATCGAGGCTGTAAAGATCTTGAAAGCAGAATATGGTGATGAGTATCCAATCGTAGCTGGTACAACTGGACCATTAACAATCGCTGGTCACTTAGTAGGAACAGAAGACCTCTTACTTATGATGATCACAGAACCAGATACAGTTCACAAATTCATCAAAGTCACAGCTGAGATGGAGAAACAGTACATTTCTGCACTCGTTGCTGCTGGTGTCGATGTAATCAACATGAGCGACCCATCTGCTTCAACAGATATGCTCTCTACAGAAATGTTTGATGAGTTCGCTCTTCCATACACAAAGCACGCATTCGAGGGAAGCGGAGATGCAAAGAAAATCTTACACATCTGCGGTAACACAACAGCTCTCCTCGACCACATGATTAACACTGGTGTAGACGCTCTGTCTATCGAAGAAAAAGTCGACTCTGCAGAAGCAGTTAACATCGTAAACGGCCGTGTAGCCCTTGTCGGTAACCTCGGATCAGTTAAGCCTCTCTACATGGGAACCCCAGAAGAGTGCGCAGCTGATGCAGCCCGTATCAGAGATGCAGGATTCAACATCATTGCTCCTGGTTGCGGACTTGCTGCTGAGACTCCAAAGGCTAACATCGAAGCCTTCGTCAAAGCAATCAAAGGATGA
- a CDS encoding AAA family ATPase, whose translation MKLLSVKIDGFRNLKDIHVSFSDMCALVSTNDYGKSNLLDAIKFTTDFMLESRDSKRKMMADMSCMPYNINHHPDVFSAELLLAVDFDGLECIVEYHFAFEWRYEEEYKIVSESLKIKQDRSKKFTTLINRDESSAQYKASDAARCNSKISVDDYELILNKLQAYEDLYYHSIICKLNNIEIYVDRYLDASSSYQPDPFIRKDFNELDLESLHNLPRILFFLSKQYPDEYHRLEDAYMQLFPNIIEIQIRELELNAPMISEPTDDFSHVIADKIYLMRFKDKNLHRLLDMDSLSGGAKRAFVLLTRCVIADIRQMPLLAFEELENCVHPSLLKMLLSIIKQLTNDDCNILLASHSPYLVSYLNPQDIYVGLPNDEGIAEFLCINNGKKLLIDAYESNCSIGDLLFDLMSSDHDNLLKYLGRNKAGLN comes from the coding sequence ATGAAATTGCTAAGTGTAAAAATTGATGGATTTAGAAATCTCAAGGATATACACGTCTCATTCTCAGATATGTGCGCATTGGTTTCTACGAATGATTATGGCAAATCCAATTTATTGGATGCTATCAAGTTCACAACTGATTTCATGTTGGAATCTAGGGACTCTAAGCGAAAAATGATGGCAGATATGTCTTGCATGCCCTATAATATCAATCATCATCCAGATGTGTTTTCAGCAGAATTATTATTGGCTGTAGACTTTGATGGTTTGGAGTGTATAGTAGAATATCATTTTGCATTTGAGTGGAGATATGAGGAAGAATATAAGATCGTCTCAGAATCTCTTAAAATAAAACAAGACAGAAGTAAAAAGTTTACTACATTGATAAATAGAGATGAAAGCTCTGCACAATACAAAGCTTCAGATGCTGCCAGATGCAACAGTAAAATTTCTGTTGATGATTATGAGCTAATTCTAAACAAGCTCCAAGCGTATGAAGATCTATACTATCATTCAATAATCTGTAAACTTAACAATATTGAGATTTATGTAGATCGTTATCTAGACGCATCTTCATCATACCAACCAGATCCATTTATCAGAAAAGACTTTAATGAGCTGGATCTAGAATCTCTGCATAATCTTCCAAGGATACTTTTCTTCTTAAGCAAGCAATATCCAGATGAGTATCATCGTTTAGAAGATGCCTATATGCAATTATTTCCAAATATAATAGAAATACAAATACGTGAGCTTGAGTTAAACGCACCTATGATATCTGAACCAACGGATGATTTTTCGCATGTTATCGCCGATAAGATATATTTGATGAGGTTCAAAGATAAAAATCTTCATAGATTATTGGATATGGATTCTTTATCAGGTGGTGCAAAAAGAGCGTTTGTACTGCTCACACGCTGTGTTATTGCAGACATTAGACAAATGCCACTTCTTGCATTTGAAGAACTAGAAAACTGTGTGCATCCTTCACTTTTGAAAATGCTCTTGAGCATAATTAAACAATTAACCAATGATGACTGCAATATACTGCTAGCGAGTCATTCTCCATATCTGGTAAGTTATCTCAATCCTCAAGACATATATGTGGGACTTCCGAATGATGAGGGGATAGCTGAGTTCCTTTGTATAAATAACGGTAAGAAATTGCTGATTGATGCTTATGAGTCTAATTGTTCCATAGGTGATTTATTATTTGATCTGATGTCAAGTGATCATGATAATTTACTGAAATATTTGGGGAGAAATAAAGCAGGATTGAATTAA
- the argF gene encoding ornithine carbamoyltransferase translates to MKRDIISVFDMKDDIQDILSLAAKLKSGEKYTPVLQGKTLALIFEKSSTRTRTSFEVGIYQLGGHSVHLNQHESQMGRGETIEDTAKVLSRFADCIAYRAFNHSDVCTLAENASIPVINALDDLEHPCQIIADLLTITEKKHKLKGLKLSYIGDGNNVCNSLMIGCALTGINFVAGCPEGYMPDQDIVEESAKIASANGCSLTITTDPVEAATDADVIYTDAWVSMGQEDQAKEKEKLFAPYQINAALMSHAKKDCIFMHCLPAHRGLEVTEDVIDGSQSVVFDEAENRLHAQKAIMLTIIPH, encoded by the coding sequence ATGAAGAGAGATATTATTTCGGTTTTTGATATGAAGGATGATATTCAAGACATCCTCAGTCTCGCAGCAAAGCTCAAGAGTGGTGAAAAATACACACCAGTTCTGCAGGGCAAGACACTCGCATTAATCTTTGAAAAATCAAGTACAAGAACCAGAACCTCTTTTGAAGTAGGCATATATCAGCTGGGAGGACACTCTGTACATCTGAATCAACACGAGTCGCAGATGGGCAGGGGAGAAACAATTGAGGATACTGCAAAAGTCCTCAGCCGTTTTGCCGACTGCATTGCATACCGTGCATTCAATCATTCAGATGTTTGCACTCTCGCTGAGAATGCGTCCATTCCTGTAATAAATGCTTTGGATGATCTCGAGCACCCATGTCAGATTATTGCAGATCTTCTCACAATTACTGAAAAGAAACATAAATTGAAGGGTCTTAAGCTGTCATATATCGGTGATGGAAATAATGTCTGCAACTCTCTTATGATCGGATGTGCTCTTACTGGAATCAACTTTGTAGCAGGATGTCCAGAAGGATATATGCCCGATCAGGACATAGTTGAAGAGTCTGCGAAAATAGCATCTGCTAATGGCTGTAGCCTAACCATCACGACAGATCCTGTCGAAGCCGCCACGGATGCTGATGTAATTTACACAGATGCATGGGTTTCGATGGGTCAGGAAGATCAGGCGAAAGAAAAAGAGAAGCTGTTTGCACCTTATCAGATCAATGCTGCATTAATGTCCCATGCTAAAAAAGACTGCATTTTTATGCACTGCCTTCCAGCTCACCGCGGTCTAGAAGTGACGGAAGATGTAATTGACGGCAGCCAGAGTGTTGTTTTTGATGAGGCAGAAAACAGACTTCACGCTCAGAAAGCGATAATGCTGACAATCATTCCCCATTAA
- a CDS encoding HdeD family acid-resistance protein — protein MDIMKRMIANDWKNMLIFGVLALVVGIIAIVYPGITLGITIILLGAFALLSGLSRVINGTALPKGSRAFPLLEGILYIILAIIMIMTPLYFAEVLVYIMAAFLIVMGLFQIFGLIFVAGTGSKGDSLFPLITGIISLILGCVIAIFPAQTIEVSMWIIGAFLILIGIINIAGGLKIKKVFS, from the coding sequence ATGGATATAATGAAACGAATGATCGCCAATGACTGGAAGAACATGTTAATCTTTGGCGTGTTAGCGCTGGTTGTCGGAATAATAGCAATTGTGTATCCCGGCATTACATTGGGCATTACTATTATCCTGCTCGGAGCATTTGCATTGTTGTCTGGACTTTCAAGAGTAATAAACGGTACAGCACTTCCCAAGGGAAGCAGAGCTTTTCCACTCCTGGAAGGCATACTGTATATTATTCTTGCAATAATTATGATAATGACGCCACTGTACTTTGCAGAAGTTCTGGTATACATCATGGCAGCATTCCTGATTGTAATGGGATTGTTCCAGATCTTCGGCCTCATATTCGTTGCCGGCACCGGATCAAAGGGCGACAGTTTATTCCCGCTTATAACTGGGATTATTTCCTTGATACTAGGATGTGTAATCGCAATATTCCCCGCTCAGACAATTGAAGTTTCAATGTGGATCATTGGAGCATTCTTGATTCTGATCGGTATAATCAACATTGCTGGCGGACTGAAAATTAAGAAAGTATTTTCCTAA
- a CDS encoding metallophosphoesterase: MDKVELFDDIYAVPENCVYIPREKCIIAADFHIGYESALEQDGIHIPRFQTQTVQDALLNLLDKYSPEKFIILGDLKHDFSRNADQEKKDISAILRILTKNTEVVLIKGNHDNYLENISSRFSLPVYEEYEINGVTLVHGHKNILSRPVIIGHEHPSIRLTDGVGAFLKLPCFMHLRSEGIVVLPAFSPLSAGTDVTRASSNSYLSPILKSANVREAELIACSDIGLIPLGKLSSLDDLLH; the protein is encoded by the coding sequence GTGGACAAGGTAGAACTTTTCGATGATATCTATGCGGTTCCGGAAAACTGCGTTTACATTCCCAGAGAAAAATGCATAATCGCTGCAGATTTTCACATAGGCTACGAATCAGCGCTGGAGCAGGATGGGATACACATCCCGCGGTTTCAGACCCAGACTGTGCAGGATGCCCTGCTGAATCTTTTAGATAAGTACTCTCCTGAAAAATTTATAATCCTCGGAGATCTCAAACACGATTTCAGCAGAAATGCAGATCAGGAGAAGAAAGACATCTCAGCCATATTGAGAATTCTTACTAAAAATACTGAGGTAGTTCTGATAAAAGGCAATCATGACAATTACCTTGAAAACATCTCTTCCAGGTTTAGCCTGCCTGTTTATGAAGAATATGAGATTAACGGGGTAACGCTGGTTCACGGGCATAAAAATATACTTTCAAGGCCGGTGATTATTGGTCATGAGCACCCTTCGATCAGACTTACTGACGGCGTAGGTGCTTTTTTGAAACTGCCTTGTTTTATGCATTTAAGATCTGAAGGTATTGTAGTTCTTCCTGCTTTCAGCCCGCTTTCTGCAGGTACTGATGTAACAAGAGCCTCTTCTAATTCATACCTGTCTCCGATACTCAAGTCTGCTAATGTCAGAGAGGCAGAGCTGATTGCATGCAGCGACATAGGCCTCATCCCTCTCGGCAAGCTCTCCTCGCTGGATGATCTGCTGCATTGA